The following is a genomic window from Babesia bovis T2Bo chromosome 4 map unlocalized Chr4_1, whole genome shotgun sequence.
ATATTCTATCTGAACTTATTGGACGCGTTAAATAAGTTATTTTGTAAATCTGTTACGCTATGGTTCCCGACGTCCACCTTCCATAACGTTGTGAACTACGTGTGAATCAGTTCAAATACTTGTTGGCGTGTTCGGATATCCAGATAGGTCTATTTAACGTTACATATACGTTGATGATATTTCCAGTCATCCTTTTGGCATTGGACGGAGCAATATTTAATCTTTTTGCATCTGGAGCATATTTTTAATGGCGCATCTTTACTTTCCTCCTATATACTATAGAATACGTCATATTACAACCCACCCTTTTACAATTTTCACAATTATTCGGTATTATTTCCTTTTTAGGTTGTTGAGTTAATGCAGCACTTTTTTGTGGATCTAGCATCTTAGAGAGAGCCTCTGCGCTATCCCACCTCCCTGTTGCATCCGGAGGGTTTTCAAAAAGCTCATTATAGTCTTCTAGTGTAAGGTCCATGCGTCTGAattcttcttcatcatcgAATGTCTTCGAGACGTAGCATTCTCCACGGATATCTGCGGCATTAAAACATGCGACATTGACCTACCTGTGGAGCATACTTTCGTAGCCCTAGCGTTTGTAGGAAGATTTTTAACACGACCTATTCCATCAATGTAGCAATTGATGCCGATATAACCGTTTTTTTTGGATGGCAGTGTAAGCGGAATAATCtgtaatattgtatatcgTGTGAGAAACATTGATTATAAACATTTGCCTACCTGATATGTAATCGATGCAACTTCCAGAGAGCTTTTAAGCAAGTCATCTGAGAGTTCTACATTTGTCTGGTTATTTGATCCAGCTTTCTCTTGAGTTTCTTTGTACTGTGACTTCAGGTATTTCTCAAATCCATGCTTCTCATCTGCTAGTAGCTTATCTTTCGCAAATTGATTCGTCAAATGCTTGCGGAAGCTGTCTTCCGAGCCTTTGAATTTTAACACTTCTATTGGACTGTTGATGTCACAAGGGATGTGCACATATGAAAATTCTTTATGCAAAATGGATCCTAGTGTGTCCATATTTATTAtttacaaatatatatgtgtaatttGCATTTTACATCTGTATGTAGTGCCGTTGTTGgcctatatagacatatTCACCATAGCGCCCTGCTACCAAGACAGCTGCCACTAATATGAACAAATTAGACCGACTATTGGTGTTATACCAAAGATTAATCCACGAAGGTTATGTTATTTAACATCTCGTAACCATGTGTATGCAAAACGGGGGAATAGTTGTGTTTAAATATCTAGCAATGCAAGTATCTTAGTACCTTTCTTCAGTAAGAGCCTCCTTAATGTAGACCAATCTAGGAGCAAGTTCTTCTCCGTTGTAGTAGGCGTAAATTAAACCGGCTTCTAGGTCGAGTGACTCACCGATGTAGAATTCGAAATCACTGAAGTTACCCAATACATGCTTGACGAACTTTTGGATATCATCCTTGAAACTTGTTACTTTATCGGGAGCGTTTTCTTCCAAATGTGCAGTCACACGCTTGATGTACTTTTTGATGTAGCCGGTGTATTCTGCCTTGGTGAAGGGTGTTTCCTGAAGCCTGAAGGCGTCAACGATGTCGATGACCATTTCGACGGTAGGGTCAGCTGCCACGGACGAACCACCACCTTCCTCACTGCATCATCGTTATGACTCTATAGTAAAAACGTACTCATCATTGCAGGCAATACCGTAGTCCTCGTTTCCCTTAGCTACCTTGGATGATTTAACTTCAAAGGCAACTGATTATCGATTAAACGGCGTGAGAACGTTACTTACCGCTTGCGAATTCTGGGTTGTCGAATGGGTTAAGGTGGGTGTATGCGTCAGAGCACACTTCGTCGCCGGTGAATAGATCTTTGTAGACGAGCATCTTGATATATTTAGAAGTAATAACTAAGCTTTGTTAAATAAGTTGCTGTATAATTTTTTTGTGTTTTCACTCAAATACGGTTAGTAACGCCGTTTTAATTGACTTGATGTGTGCGAGTATATGAACTTGTTTCGCCTATAAAGACACAACGATTGACTCGTAATACGATTGCCGTGCTATGAAAATGTGGAATAATCCAGTTATCGGTTTAAATTTAGCGTCTTTATCCTAATTAGTATGGGGGATCGCCGCACGTTTAACAATCTTCCTGTTGACTTGGAAAGGGGTTTGATTGACTAGATTGCGGGCTTATTAACCCGCAATATGTGAGTCGTTCCCTAGTATAACTTATTCGTGTCATATTCATTTTCGTTTGCGCGGAATATCGATGGAGAATGAGGGGCATCGTTACGCGGCTCACATTGTCTTGGATGTTTCcttttacacattttaatggCATTAACATGCTAATTAGATGAGATTTCatgtattatattaaattcattatatttaacatttaCTGTATTCTTGTCCTGGACATGGTCGCACATCTTCATGCGCTAATTGGCTCATAAATTATATTTTTGCTGCTTCAAAATGTCAGATCCTGTGGATATTGACGCTAATGATCCGATGGACGTCGGTCAAGGTGAGGAAGAGCTTCCTCCTTTACAGGAGGCGTCCGCTATTGAGATAGGTCCGCATGATGACAGTGGATTGGTTGAAAATGAGCATTCCGTTGATGCTGCGGATATAAATCCTGCGGACCCACTATTTCCCGACCCGTTGGATCGTTCAAACAGCGAAGCTTTGTTTACGTTTGATCCCATGGTACCTCTTTTATCTAAGGAGACTGCTGATAAGATGGCGTTGTACGTCACTGAATCTCATGGACCTCCTATTGTTGGTGCAACAATTGTTCGTTGTGAGGATAACGTTGTCAATGTTGACTTTACGTATCCCAGTTCTTTGTTACACTTCCAGCAGCCATTAGACACGACCGAGTTGCATGTCAATGATGCCAACAATTGGACATCAAAGGGCAAAACGGCGATTCATGAACTAGAATCAAGTTTTTATTTGGTTCCCAGGCTCGCTCTGGGTGCCATGAAGGACTCTTCTTTGGTTGATTTTGTCTATTTTACTTTGCCTACTCCATCTGGTAATTATTTGTATGGCATTAGTTTTGTCGCTAAGTTTGAAACTATAAAAACTATCGGCCTACCTTTGAATCATGATTCTTCTGATGGTCCATGTTCCCAGTGCAGGCATTATCCGGATGGTGAACATGTTGTCGATGTTCCTAATTTGCCTCCAGATGCTTCTTTGGCATATTACCAAGGCAAGCGTCGTGTAACGTCTTTTGTAGCCATTTGTGTAATAACCAAGGTTCCTTTCTTTTGTTACATTGGATCGCGTTTGGAGTGCATTGCTCAGACATATTTTCATCAGCAATGTTTTTCAGACCACGATTTATTAACATCATTTGTCAACCATATGAATTCTACCGAGATAGTTGAGGGTTGGAGTTATGAATCTTTATACTTCAACCTCGAGTGGTACTTTAAACCGGTATCTCTTTGTTTGAGCTACCGTGCGTTGTTATTCACCATCAAGTGCATAATGCTGGGCCGCAAAGTTGCGGTGTATTCTCAATCGGCTGCTCGTACTTCTACTGCCATTTTATCTATCATTTCAATGGTCCCTGGCGCCATTACATTGGGCTTCAACTCTCGTAGTTTTGGTTCAATGTGGCACTCTTGGAGGAAGTATGCGATGCCGTTGGATATTTTCAATTCCAAGAATTTGATATTCCCGTATTTCACAAAGGAGATGGTTTCGTTGTTAGATGGTGTTGAAGGTTATGTTATTGGTATCACTGACCATGGTATTATGATGTCTCTTGATTCAACACCAGACTTCTTGATTAACTTGGAGCTTAACAACGTCCAGTTGATGAACATAACTTTACTAGACATGTATCACCCATCTCTTTATGAGGCACAGCACTTTGAGCGTTTAATGGAGCCTGACTATGACACTGAGGATGAGGAGTTGATGAAGTCAATGGTTGAAACAGGTGGAGCCGTGTATAGTACCATCAGCAGTTATTTGGCTATGACTCCCCAAACATTGATTGACATTGGAGGTTCTTTAAAACGTATCATGGGTAATACATCGTCTAATCGTGCGGAGATACGATGCAACGAAAGCGCTTTAGATTTTCTGGACAAGATGTATCCCGGATCTGTTCCCAAGTGGTTGAAAACTCGTGCGTCTATTAAGGACAAGAAGCGTAAAAACGAGAAGAAGGCTGAGGACAGCAAGGATGGTGCTGAGGCAGCTCCTTCATCACCGGATACTGATGCTTCTACTTCTGCAGGGACTTTACCATCTTCATCCCCGCCTTCTCAATCTCCAATGCAGTCTACCGAAAAACCTTTAACAATCCTTGATAAGTTTGTAGAGATGTGTTCGGATGGTAATTGCTATCATTACTTGGGGTATGTAGAGCATTTGCACATAGGTCTGCCTGGAAAGGAACGTATCCGCGAGATTGAATATGCAATTAACAACCGTGTCAATCCCATGCAAGAATACTGGCTTAAGTTTCTAACTGATGTTGCGTATGTTTGTGGTGAGTATCGTCTTCTTTATCACCTAGTCATGGACTTTAAGTTTGATTATGAGTCGCTATCAGATTGTTCTCATCCCGTGAAAGGCACTGTCATCAAGCGTGGCGACACCTATTTGCGCGGCGAGCTCCCAGAAGCACACATGGGAGAGAATGGCATTATCGACTTCCTTTTGAATGATGGTTGCACCTGTGGATTGCCAGATGAGGCCATTGAGAACTATGAAGTGCCTACCCAGACAATAGATGCTGAGGATAAACCGCTAACTATAAGCAAGGAAATGGCTCAGAAACCTAAGAAGCCTGCTAAGTTGCCTAAGCCGAAGGACAAACCTACTTCTCATATAAAGGGTGTTATGGACCGTGTCATTAATCATGTCAAGAAGGAAGCTACCCTTCTTACTAAATCGAAAACAAATTTTAAGAAGATGAAGACAAAGAAGTTGAAATCCGACCATTTGAATCAGTTCTTATCATTTTTTTCTGGGTTTGCTTATGGGAAGCCTACGAAGTCAAAGAAACCTTCAGAAAAGCCTCCCAAGAAATCTGCTGAAAAAAAGAAGCCGAAGAAGGTTCCTCGGCGCAAGGCTGCTGAAAAGAAACCCTTTGGCACATTAGTAAAGAACAAACCTTCCAAGAGGTCCACTACTGAGGATACATCTAAGCCCGTTGATGCGGAAGGTTACGCTTCGGAGGATTATGAATATCTATCCGATCGTCCTGAGGATGAAGATGTAGTATCCGCCGTATCGGAGGATGATGAATATTGTCCTACAGAGGCTGCTACGGATGACGTAGAATCTATGGATGAAGCTGCATCTGACAATACGTATATTGAATGCGAAAGCGCTTCCGATGATGcttctatatataatgacatAGACGAGGATAACGACGATCAAACAAGCGAATATCAAGATGATTATAATCAAGAAGTACCCGACGAGGCTGAGCCTGACGCATCCGAGGAGGAACCGGTGCCCAATGAGACCTATGAAGAAGCCGAGTCAGAGCGTGAACAATCAGAACAAGAAGCATCTGAGGAGGAGTATGAGGAAAAAGTACCCGACGAGGCTGAGCCTGACGCATCCGATGAGGAACCGGTGCCCAATGAGACCTATGATGAAGCTGAATCAGAGCGTGAACAGTCGGAACCCGAAGAAGCATCTGAGGAGGAGTATGTGGAAGAAGTACCCGACGAGGCTGAGCCTGACGCATCCGAGGAGGAACCGGTGCCCAATGAGACCTATGAAGAAGCCGAGTCAGAGCGTGAACAATCAGAACAAGAAGCATCTGAAGAAGAGTATGAGGAAGAAGTACCCGACGAGGCTGAGCCTGATGCCTCCGAGGAGGAACCGGTGCCCAATGAGACCTATGAAGAAGCCGAGTCAGAGCGTGAACAGTCAGAACCCGAAGAAGCATCCGAAGAAGAGTATGAGGAAGAAGTACCCGACGAGGCTGAGCCTGATGCCTCCGAGGAGGAACCGGTGCCCAATGAGACCTATGAAGAAGCCGAGTCAGAGCGTGAACAATCAGAACAAGAAGCATCTGAGGAGGAGTATGAGGAAGAAGTAACTGCAGATAGGTCTGAAGAAGCAGAAGTACACAACGAGTCGtctgaagaagaagatataCAGGATGAATCTGATGGAAGGGAACCAATGGCTGAAGAATCTGATGGTGAAAAATCAGAGCCAGAAGAAGAAACAAAAGCTGAGCCTGAAGAGACCTATGAAGACCAAGATGTAGCTGAAGAGACCTATGAAGAACAGGTTGAACCTGAGGATACCTATGAAGCCAAGAGTGAACTTGAAGAGACCTATGAAGAACAACCTGTAGCTGAGGATACCTATGAAGACCAAGCTGAGCCTGAGGATACCTATGAAGAACAACCTGTAGCTGAGGATACCTATGAAGAACAGGTTGAACCTGAAAAGTCTTATGAAGACGAGCAGGAATACGAACCTATACCACAGGAAACACacgaagaagaagatgaaccAGAGCAATTGGATGAATACGAATCTGAATCGAAAGTTCATGAGGATGAGGCGTCACTTGAGACTTCTAAAGCGGACGTTGAACCAATGCAAGGCCATGAAGATGGCTATGACGGTCGTGAACAGGATGGttatgatgatgaaatgaaGGAACAACATGCTCAGGAACCCATTGTTGACGAGTGGCACGATGCTGAAACTGCTTCACAACCTGCTGTGCAAGGAGATCTTGACACTTCTGCATACGTGGAAGATGACGCAGAGCGTGATGATCAGTTTGAAGACTATGAAACATCGGATGACGATAGCCAAGAGCCAATTGAATCTTCTGCAGCACCCGAATATGACCAAGACCATCAGCCGGCAGAGCAACATCCAGGCCAACTTGACGAACCACACGATGGAGAGTCACGGATGGAAGAAGAACCTGTATCGCAAGAGGACACTGGAGATGATAAACACGCTTCAGATGACGAAGAAAATGTTCACGAAGCCGAGGTGGATGGCGTGGAAGAGCGTGAAGACGCTGCCGATGGGCGTGACGTGGATCCATATATTGACAACGAACAAACACCTGTGGACGATGTAGAATATGATGATTTCGTGTCCCCGTCACGCCATGAATACCCTGATGGTGAATACGACAGCGTGGATCGTGCATACAATGAACCTTTGGATGTTACTGACTCTGCAACAGTAGAACCATCTGGCGAACAACCTGCCAGCACTATGGAAGAGGATGTTGGTGATATAGAAGAATATGCTGACGCCGATGATAGACCTGTGGAGGACACTGAAGCACCTGCTTCCTCCAGTATGCCTGTAGATTCCGAGTACGCTGGCAAGGATGCAGGTGAAGACGACACGGTACCTTATGTTGATATAGATAAGGTTGAGACTGAGTATGTTGAAGATGATATTCCAAGGCCGTCATCGCAGGACGATGCCGTATCTCCTGAGGACCATAGTGCTGATACTACGGAATCTGTTGAACCAGAATCTCGGCCTCAAGAAGACATTGAAGCAACAACTACTCTGCCTGGAGAAGATGCAGGTGAACAACTCTCGTCTGAGACTAGTGCAACCCAAGAGGGGGAATCAACATCTCAGGAACCCGTTCGCATGGACGCTGAGTCTGTGACTACTGCTCAGCGGGCTGAAGGCGACGTAGATGGCGAATTTGTTGATGCTACAGAATCCTTAGAATCTTCAGTGGTTGAAGATGGGCAAGAAACCAATAAAACCGCCGTTCCTCCTTTGGATACCGCAGAGCCTGGTGCGTCTGTACCTACCGATGACAAGGATGTTACCAAGCGTGAGGTGGATTACGACCATGACAGTAGTGCTTACAATTCTGCTGAGGAGGGCTCTGACGTTGATGAGCCAAATATATTAGTTCCTTTAGATGGTCAGGACGTCATGACTTCTAAGCCAGGCGACCCTTTGCCTCCGGACGGTGTAGTTGCAACTGATGGCAAAACACTATCCCAGGAAGTCGATCTAACAACTCAAGATGGCATGCAAGTTGTAGATGATCAATTATTGCCCAAGGAAGGGGACTCGTTGGTCGAGGATGGCACAGACGCTATTGACGGTCAACCAATATCTGCGGACAGCATACAGCCTGACGATATCGTCCCTGCTGACAAAGTGCCAAAGAAAGTGCGCAAACCCAAGGTGCACAGGATAGTAATCCGTGACATCAAGCCTGACGCCAGGAAACGTAAGCTCAAGCAAatcaaatatcgcaaaccTCCTCCTCCGCCACCTGAAACACCAGCTCCTGATGTGCCTGTTGTGAAACCTAGGAGGAAGTCAGCGCCCATTCGGTGTCACACTAAGCGTCCTGGTGACGAGGAGCTATCCTTTGAAGTCACTGGTAATCTTGCTACTAGGATTATGGAATTACAGAACAACCATTCCATTGATTTTTTGGAGCACTGGACGAATTCTTCATGTGCGAAGCAGTTTATTAACGGTCATCAATTGGCTACATTCATTGACCCTATATACTATCCCAGCGGCGAGGCTGCTAAGCAGAAATACCCCAATGGTGATGTCTACATTGGTGAGATGTCCTATATGCTACGTAATGGCAAAGGTACGTACATTACAGTTGACGGTACTGTATATGAGGGTGACTGGGTGCGTGGCAAGCGTCATGGTAAGGGTACTTTGTTATCGTCAAAGTACGGTTACAAGTACGTTGGTTCTTGGTGCGAGGACAAGCGTGACGGTCACGGTGAGCTCACTACTCCTCATTTTGTGTACGTTGGTTCTTTTAAGAACAACAACTTCCAT
Proteins encoded in this region:
- a CDS encoding MYND finger family protein; translated protein: MDTLGSILHKEFSYVHIPCDINSPIEVLKFKGSEDSFRKHLTNQFAKDKLLADEKHGFEKYLKSQYKETQEKAGSNNQTNVELSDDLLKSSLEVASITYQIIPLTLPSKKNGYIGINCYIDGIGRVKNLPTNARATKVCSTDIRGECYVSKTFDDEEEFRRMDLTLEDYNELFENPPDATGRWDSAEALSKMLDPQKSAALTQQPKKEIIPNNCENCKREESKDAPLKICSRCKKIKYCSVQCQKDDWKYHQRICNVK
- a CDS encoding MORN repeat protein, with protein sequence MSDPVDIDANDPMDVGQGEEELPPLQEASAIEIGPHDDSGLVENEHSVDAADINPADPLFPDPLDRSNSEALFTFDPMVPLLSKETADKMALYVTESHGPPIVGATIVRCEDNVVNVDFTYPSSLLHFQQPLDTTELHVNDANNWTSKGKTAIHELESSFYLVPRLALGAMKDSSLVDFVYFTLPTPSGNYLYGISFVAKFETIKTIGLPLNHDSSDGPCSQCRHYPDGEHVVDVPNLPPDASLAYYQGKRRVTSFVAICVITKVPFFCYIGSRLECIAQTYFHQQCFSDHDLLTSFVNHMNSTEIVEGWSYESLYFNLEWYFKPVSLCLSYRALLFTIKCIMLGRKVAVYSQSAARTSTAILSIISMVPGAITLGFNSRSFGSMWHSWRKYAMPLDIFNSKNLIFPYFTKEMVSLLDGVEGYVIGITDHGIMMSLDSTPDFLINLELNNVQLMNITLLDMYHPSLYEAQHFERLMEPDYDTEDEELMKSMVETGGAVYSTISSYLAMTPQTLIDIGGSLKRIMGNTSSNRAEIRCNESALDFLDKMYPGSVPKWLKTRASIKDKKRKNEKKAEDSKDGAEAAPSSPDTDASTSAGTLPSSSPPSQSPMQSTEKPLTILDKFVEMCSDGNCYHYLGYVEHLHIGLPGKERIREIEYAINNRVNPMQEYWLKFLTDVAYVCGEYRLLYHLVMDFKFDYESLSDCSHPVKGTVIKRGDTYLRGELPEAHMGENGIIDFLLNDGCTCGLPDEAIENYEVPTQTIDAEDKPLTISKEMAQKPKKPAKLPKPKDKPTSHIKGVMDRVINHVKKEATLLTKSKTNFKKMKTKKLKSDHLNQFLSFFSGFAYGKPTKSKKPSEKPPKKSAEKKKPKKVPRRKAAEKKPFGTLVKNKPSKRSTTEDTSKPVDAEGYASEDYEYLSDRPEDEDVVSAVSEDDEYCPTEAATDDVESMDEAASDNTYIECESASDDASIYNDIDEDNDDQTSEYQDDYNQEVPDEAEPDASEEEPVPNETYEEAESEREQSEQEASEEEYEEKVPDEAEPDASDEEPVPNETYDEAESEREQSEPEEASEEEYVEEVPDEAEPDASEEEPVPNETYEEAESEREQSEQEASEEEYEEEVPDEAEPDASEEEPVPNETYEEAESEREQSEPEEASEEEYEEEVPDEAEPDASEEEPVPNETYEEAESEREQSEQEASEEEYEEEVTADRSEEAEVHNESSEEEDIQDESDGREPMAEESDGEKSEPEEETKAEPEETYEDQDVAEETYEEQVEPEDTYEAKSELEETYEEQPVAEDTYEDQAEPEDTYEEQPVAEDTYEEQVEPEKSYEDEQEYEPIPQETHEEEDEPEQLDEYESESKVHEDEASLETSKADVEPMQGHEDGYDGREQDGYDDEMKEQHAQEPIVDEWHDAETASQPAVQGDLDTSAYVEDDAERDDQFEDYETSDDDSQEPIESSAAPEYDQDHQPAEQHPGQLDEPHDGESRMEEEPVSQEDTGDDKHASDDEENVHEAEVDGVEEREDAADGRDVDPYIDNEQTPVDDVEYDDFVSPSRHEYPDGEYDSVDRAYNEPLDVTDSATVEPSGEQPASTMEEDVGDIEEYADADDRPVEDTEAPASSSMPVDSEYAGKDAGEDDTVPYVDIDKVETEYVEDDIPRPSSQDDAVSPEDHSADTTESVEPESRPQEDIEATTTLPGEDAGEQLSSETSATQEGESTSQEPVRMDAESVTTAQRAEGDVDGEFVDATESLESSVVEDGQETNKTAVPPLDTAEPGASVPTDDKDVTKREVDYDHDSSAYNSAEEGSDVDEPNILVPLDGQDVMTSKPGDPLPPDGVVATDGKTLSQEVDLTTQDGMQVVDDQLLPKEGDSLVEDGTDAIDGQPISADSIQPDDIVPADKVPKKVRKPKVHRIVIRDIKPDARKRKLKQIKYRKPPPPPPETPAPDVPVVKPRRKSAPIRCHTKRPGDEELSFEVTGNLATRIMELQNNHSIDFLEHWTNSSCAKQFINGHQLATFIDPIYYPSGEAAKQKYPNGDVYIGEMSYMLRNGKGTYITVDGTVYEGDWVRGKRHGKGTLLSSKYGYKYVGSWCEDKRDGHGELTTPHFVYVGSFKNNNFHGNGRLSNTGKDSYEGDFVNGKYHGRGRLTQKDGTIMIGSFENNKMYGLCSVIKPDGRIYVGNLYGDVLDGTGTLIYDKYVTFEGEWSRGIRSGQGIVTIKLSESVSSDAITIEGIWHKDSLDMSDVLIKFPNGYKYTGSACLCTDLSAVMYDAQCEESVSRLIEESFLSFTNRILPHGHGIIKSSNGSTYSGDIFNGMRHGQGIMMFSNGSTYIGGWAYGSVHGTGDMTIPGVSEPLAVEFRYGNLVNGSEYIDNIKECLDEIGSPGFEKEFTLHNLEPISGLLIASPSTV